Genomic DNA from Hordeum vulgare subsp. vulgare chromosome 2H, MorexV3_pseudomolecules_assembly, whole genome shotgun sequence:
GTcggattcttctccttctttatgttgatgacatgatcatcactagtGATGACTCCGACTACATTGCCTTTGTTAAGGCCCGCCTTCGCGACCAGTTCCTCATGTCTGATCTTGGTCCCCTTCGCTATTTTCATGGAATTGAGATTTCTTCGACCCCTGATGGCTTCTTCATCTCCCAGGAAAAATATattcaggatcttcttgctcactCGACTCTTGGTGATGAGCGCACTATTGTGACTCCTATGAAGCTCAACGTTCAGCTTCGTGCTTCTGATAGTGATCCTCTTCCTAATCCCATTCGCTATCACCACCTCGTTGGGAGCCTTTGTCTATCTTGCTGTTACGCGTCCTGACATCTTCTATCGTGTCCACATTCTCAGTCAGTTTGTTGCAGTCCCCACCTCTGTCCATTATAGTCACCTCCTCCGTGTTCTACGATATCTTTGTGGCACAATCTCTCACTGCCTTTTCTTTTCCCGCTCCAGCTCACTTGAGCTCTAGTCCTACTCTGATGCTACGTGGGCTTGTGATCCCTCTGATCGCCGCTCACTATCTGCTTACCGTGTCTTTCTTGGTAGCTCTCTCTTATTGCCTGGAAGACCAAGAAATAGACTGCAGTCTCTTGCTCGAGTACCGAGGGTAAGTTGCATGCGATGGCTATGATGACGGCCGAGGTGATCTGGTTACGATGGTtacctgaggactttggtgtgccTGCTACTACATCGATTCCCTTATTGTCAGACATCACAGGTGCTCTCAGTATCGCGGGACACCCAATGAAGCATGAGCTCATCAAGCACATCGGTGTGGATGCCCACTTTGTACGTGCTGCTGTGCAGGATCACACTCTCGCTCTTCACCATGTGCCCTCTGAGTTACAATTAGCACACTTCTTCACGAAGGCACAGACTCGAGCGCAACATGGGTTCTTTCTcttcaaactcagtgttgttgacccaccatgagtttgagggagggggtggtggtgttAGATATGTATAACTCATTTTCTGTATAtccccattgtataaggggttttcttGCATTTTTAtgacatgtatatatactggccttTGGTCCGCGTGAATGTCAGTTGCTCATTCTCTAACACATATATTGATTGCATGATTGATTCTTTTGCTGGATAGGTTAGAAATGCAAGTACCCCTTAATAGGATGCTTAAAATTTCGTTTTTCTGATGGTGAGTTATGTATGGTTTCAGGGTTACAGATACCACAAGGCTTGCAAAGGGATGGCTTGTAAAAAATCTTTCTTTTGTTTATTGTTGTGAAAAAAAGGGATGGCTTGCAAAGGGATGGCTTGTAAAAAAAGGTGAGCTATGTATGGTTTCATTACGAAAATCCTCTTCTGAGCCCGGGCTCAGCTGCTCCCGCTAACGAAACAAATCAAAAGAAATATTAGAAAAATTTTAAAAATCACATTTTTTTTATGTGGTAGATAATTTGATGCGTAAGGCCTGCTGCGAATTTCATCTTATTTGGACATCTTAACAACTctcagcaaaaaagacaaatcgctCAGAAAATTCGTGAACAATCAACCTTTTTCACAGAcccaatttttttcttttttgctgagAGCTGCTCAGATGTCCAAATAAGATAAAATTTGAAGCGGACCTCACTCATCAAATTATCTAGCACATAAATGTTTTTTGGAATCTTTTTGAATTTTTCTAGTATTTCTTCTGAATTTTCTGCGAACGGGGGTGCAGATGAGCCCGTGTGCAGAAACGCCTTCCCGAAACTGGCAACTTgccaattacaaaaaaaataaaaatagaagtcgctactagctagctagctagtgcCTGGAGGCAACGCTGGATCACGTGGAGGACATTTAAGTCGGAACAATCACCTTCTCATGTAAACGTTGTGCAAGTGTATATGAAAAGTAGGAGTATCCAACAACGGAGCACATGCAACGGCCCGGACGTTCAGATCTGGAATAGTTGACCCTGTGACTGCGATCCTATCGATATATGTATATATACTTTGTGGCATGCGCGATCTTTCCACACACTCATTCTTTAGCTCATGAGCTTTTGCTTTCGTTGCTAGTTCTTGCCCCAGATTGAATTGAACAAACGGCGGCAATGGCTGTTGGCTCGGCTGGCCTCTACAACAACGACGTTGGCCGAGGGGGGAGCGAGGGACGCCGAGAAGCTCAGGTTCATCGAGGAGATGACCTCCGACGTGGACTCCGTGCAGGAGCGCGTCTTGGCCGAGATCCTCGCCCGGAACGCAGGCTCCGAGTACCTCCAGAGCTGCGGCCTCGACGACGGCCTCGTCGACCGCGCCATCTTTCGTGCCAAGGTGCCGGTGGTGTCCTACGACGCTCTGAGGCCGTACATCCAGCGCATTGCCAACGGAGACATATCGTCCATCATGTCAACGCACCCCGTCTCCGACTTCCTCACAAGCTCCGCCACCTCCGGCGGCGAGCCCAAGCTGATTCCCAACGTCGAGGACGAGGGCGGCCGACGCCAGCTTATCTTCGGCCTCCGCGCGGCAGTCGCAAATCTGTAAGTCAGCTAGCACTCGTTTCCATGGAAAGAGCATACAGAGTGAGTGGTCAATGGCCGTGCTCAACGTGTCACTCGTACGTGTAGGCACTCCCCTGGGATTGACAAGGGGAAGGGACTCTACTTTCTCTTCGTGAAGCCGGAGACGAAGACGCCGGGTGGGCTCACGGCCTGGTCTGTCCAGACCAGCATCTACAAGAACGAGAATTTCAAGAATTTCTCACGTAACCACACGAGCCCGAGGGCGGCCTTACTGTGCGCGGACACGTTCCAGAGCATGTACGCGCACACGCTGTGCGGCTTGTGCCAGCGCCACGACGTGCTCCGCGTCGGCGCCGTGTTCGCTTCCACCCTCCTGCGCGCCATCCGCTTCCTCCAGCTCAACTGGGAGCAGCTCGCCGCCGACATCGAAGCCGGCGGGCTCACCTCACGTGTCAACGACGCGTCGGTGCGGGAGGCGGTCGCCGGCATCCTGCACCGACCGGATCCCGAGCTCGCCCAGTTCGTCCGGGAAAGCTGCTGCAAGGACGAATGGGCCGGGATCGTCACGCGCATTTGGCCGAACACGAGATACCTCGACGCCGTCGTCACCGGCGCGATGGCGCAGTACATCTCGGCCCTCAACTACTACAGCGGCGGGCTGCCGATTGTGTGCAGTATGTACGGGGCCTCGGAATGCCACTTTGGCATCAACCTTCGCCCGCTGTGCGACCCGGCCGACGTGTCCTACACCATCATGCCCAACATGGCCTACTTCGAATTCCTCCCCGTGCACGAGGAGGCCACCGGCGGCGGCCAGCCGGTGGAGCTCGCCCGCGTGGAGGCCGGGCGGGAGTAcgaggtggtggtcaccacctACGCCGGGCTGAACAGGTACCGCGTCGGCGACGTGCTCCGTGTGGCGGGTTTCCACAACGCGGCGCCGCAGTTCCAGTTCGTGCGCCGCAACAACGTGCTGCTCTCCGTGGAGACCGACAAGACCGACGAGGTGGAGCTGCAGTGCGCCGTGGGGCGAGCCTCGGAGCTGCTCCGCTTGCACGGCGCGTCCGTGGCGGAGTACACCAGCCGCGCGTGCACCCGGCGCATCCCGGGGCACTACGTCATCTACTGGGAGCTGCTGGCCGCGGGCGACGCCGCGGTGGACAAGGAGACCCTCGACGAGTGCTGCCTGGAGATGGAGGAGGCTCTGAACGCGGTGTACAGGCGGAGCCGGGTGGTGGATGGCTCCATTGGGCCGCTCGAGATCCGGGTGGTCCGGCCCGGCACCTTCGAGGAGCTGATGAACTACGCCGTCTCCCGCGGCACGTCGATCGGACAGTACAAGGTGCCCCGGTGTGTCACGCTCCCGTCCATCATCCATCTGCTCGACTCGCGCATCATGTCCACTCACTTCAGCCCTACCTTACCACACTGGACCGCCACCCGGCGCTACGACTAGGAGGAGTCAGGGTCATCGTCACCAATATGTTCGGAATAGTGGGTGTGGTTAGATTTAAACAAGTCTCTGATATGTCGAGAATGGTCTGGAAAATTTAGGCATCCTAAAATTAAAATTTTCCCTTGGCTAGTTCTTCAAGGCAGAATAATTACGGTCTGCAAAAAGGGAGCCGCATTTTCTATTCAAATGCTGCTGCACCATAAGAGTCTGAGACATGATTTATGATTGGATGAGCATATAGTCTGCAACATTCTCATGAAGTGCTCTTCAAACAGTCAAGCAATGATGGACCGACAACGATGAATGGCCTAACTATCCTAGAAAGGCAGGAATCTCCCTGGAAATGCTTGTGTGCTGGGAAATCTGGAACGAGAGAATTACTAGGGTCTTCCGTAACGAGGAATCTTCAACCACGAGAGTGGTGGCAATAATCAAGGACAAGGCGAAGACATGGGTTATAGCGAGGGCTAAAATTTTAAGCAATTTAGTTCCGAAAGAGTGATTCCTACCGTTTATATTGGACCTGTGTGGGTCTGTGAGCTTAAAACTATGACTAAACTTCTTCTTAATTAATGAGATGAGGCATCTGGATGTAATTTTTATTGTTTCTAGTTTTCGTTATACTGTCATGATTGAAGATGAATAGATTAAAACTTTTTCTTGCAAAAAAGGCAAAACTTTTTCCTCCGTTTCTTTTTTTAGATTTAAACAAGTCTCAGTCAAGTATATAACATATATTCCCTCTGTACCGAAATATATGTCG
This window encodes:
- the LOC123430507 gene encoding indole-3-acetic acid-amido synthetase GH3.8-like: MTSDVDSVQERVLAEILARNAGSEYLQSCGLDDGLVDRAIFRAKVPVVSYDALRPYIQRIANGDISSIMSTHPVSDFLTSSATSGGEPKLIPNVEDEGGRRQLIFGLRAAVANLHSPGIDKGKGLYFLFVKPETKTPGGLTAWSVQTSIYKNENFKNFSRNHTSPRAALLCADTFQSMYAHTLCGLCQRHDVLRVGAVFASTLLRAIRFLQLNWEQLAADIEAGGLTSRVNDASVREAVAGILHRPDPELAQFVRESCCKDEWAGIVTRIWPNTRYLDAVVTGAMAQYISALNYYSGGLPIVCSMYGASECHFGINLRPLCDPADVSYTIMPNMAYFEFLPVHEEATGGGQPVELARVEAGREYEVVVTTYAGLNRYRVGDVLRVAGFHNAAPQFQFVRRNNVLLSVETDKTDEVELQCAVGRASELLRLHGASVAEYTSRACTRRIPGHYVIYWELLAAGDAAVDKETLDECCLEMEEALNAVYRRSRVVDGSIGPLEIRVVRPGTFEELMNYAVSRGTSIGQYKVPRCVTLPSIIHLLDSRIMSTHFSPTLPHWTATRRYD